In Pseudodesulfovibrio hydrargyri, a single window of DNA contains:
- a CDS encoding chemotaxis protein, which produces MSKSAIDTGILLETGTNELEILEFYINEIREEGKEPVPNFFGINVAKVMQVIETPNLEPPESAPHPSFMGTIPLRDLILPVLDLSVWLELDMPKTERDIVIVTEFSKSVTGFLVSGVTEIHRVGWGEVIPPSSIISTNTDAIVGLIDKGDYFVQLLDLETILSQFEPDDGLEMAVSANEYKILVADDSATIRAMIKANLTEANLKPIITNNGDEALRTVMEFKNKAEAEGKDITEYLDLVISDIEMPLMDGFSLTKNIKQDPVLRKLPVILYSSIITNELRHKGESVGADMQISKPDLHTIPQVALELIEGGAD; this is translated from the coding sequence ATGAGCAAGAGCGCCATCGATACCGGGATCCTCCTGGAGACGGGAACCAACGAACTCGAAATACTCGAGTTCTACATCAACGAGATCCGCGAAGAAGGGAAGGAACCCGTTCCCAACTTTTTCGGCATCAACGTGGCCAAGGTCATGCAGGTCATCGAGACCCCCAACCTCGAACCGCCCGAGTCGGCGCCTCATCCCTCGTTCATGGGGACCATCCCCCTGCGCGACCTCATCCTCCCGGTGCTGGACCTGTCCGTCTGGCTCGAGCTGGACATGCCCAAGACCGAGCGGGACATCGTCATCGTCACCGAGTTCAGCAAATCCGTGACCGGCTTCCTGGTCTCGGGCGTGACCGAGATCCACCGCGTGGGCTGGGGCGAGGTCATCCCGCCGTCGAGCATCATCTCCACCAACACGGACGCCATCGTCGGCCTCATCGACAAGGGCGACTACTTCGTCCAGCTCCTGGACCTGGAGACCATTCTCTCCCAGTTCGAGCCCGACGACGGCTTGGAGATGGCCGTGTCCGCCAACGAATACAAGATTCTGGTGGCCGACGACTCGGCCACCATCCGGGCCATGATCAAGGCCAACCTGACCGAGGCCAACCTCAAGCCGATCATCACCAACAACGGCGACGAGGCCCTGCGCACGGTCATGGAGTTCAAGAACAAGGCCGAGGCCGAGGGCAAGGACATCACCGAGTACCTGGACCTGGTCATTTCCGACATCGAGATGCCGCTCATGGACGGATTCAGCCTGACCAAGAACATTAAACAGGATCCGGTATTGCGAAAGCTTCCGGTCATACTGTACTCTTCCATCATAACGAACGAACTGCGGCACAAGGGCGAGTCGGTGGGCGCGGACATGCAGATATCCAAGCCCGACCTGCACACCATCCCGCAGGTGGCGCTTGAACTCATCGAAGGTGGTGCGGATTGA